From one Melioribacteraceae bacterium genomic stretch:
- the gatA gene encoding Asp-tRNA(Asn)/Glu-tRNA(Gln) amidotransferase subunit GatA, translating to MLLYKNHTEKLELIRKAQLSLVENVEFFLNHISNQKDINAFNFVFEDAIENAKLIEQKILSGNHGKLAGMVIAVKDLLAIKDKPLTCSSKILNGFESVYTATSIQKLIDEDAIIIGKTNCDEFAMGSTNENSAFGAVLNPLDRTRVPGGSSGGSAAAVAANLCDAAIGTDTGGSIRQPAAFTGTFGLKPTYGRVSRYGLTAYGSSFDCVGPITKNQQDLELLLDVLTGKDDLDSTSVDIDSYSVEKNSLDGYLKIGVPKEYFVEGLDENVIAAIDSSIDKLKNLGHEIVDISLPHSEFTIATYYILVTAEASANLARFDGVRYGLRSKEIKSFDELYDKTKTEGFGKEVKRRIMLGTYVLSSGYYDAYYTKAQKVRRLIKEDFDRAFEKVDLIISPTAPTPAYKIGETVNNPLQMYLGDIYTVSANLTGIPAISIPWKEKDSFPVGIQFMAPHFMEEKLLKIAEQMTK from the coding sequence GTGCTGTTGTATAAAAATCACACTGAAAAACTTGAATTAATTCGAAAAGCTCAACTATCTCTCGTGGAGAATGTTGAGTTTTTTTTGAATCATATTTCTAATCAAAAGGATATAAACGCCTTTAACTTTGTATTTGAAGATGCGATTGAGAATGCAAAGTTAATCGAGCAGAAAATATTAAGCGGGAATCACGGCAAACTTGCCGGGATGGTAATAGCGGTTAAAGATTTACTAGCAATTAAAGACAAACCTCTCACCTGCTCATCAAAAATATTGAACGGATTTGAATCAGTTTACACAGCCACTTCAATTCAAAAATTGATCGATGAGGATGCAATAATAATCGGGAAAACAAATTGTGATGAATTCGCAATGGGTTCTACCAACGAAAATTCTGCATTCGGAGCTGTGTTAAATCCACTTGATAGAACTAGAGTCCCGGGTGGTTCAAGCGGTGGTTCGGCTGCAGCAGTCGCTGCAAATCTTTGCGATGCTGCAATCGGGACGGATACCGGCGGTTCAATTAGACAACCGGCGGCTTTTACCGGAACTTTTGGTTTGAAACCGACATACGGCAGAGTTTCACGTTACGGACTGACAGCATATGGATCATCATTTGATTGTGTTGGGCCGATTACAAAGAATCAGCAAGACTTAGAATTATTGCTCGATGTTTTAACCGGGAAAGATGATCTTGATTCTACATCCGTTGACATTGATTCTTACAGTGTTGAAAAAAATTCTTTAGATGGATATCTAAAAATTGGTGTTCCAAAGGAATATTTTGTCGAAGGACTTGACGAAAATGTTATAGCTGCAATTGATTCATCAATTGACAAGCTCAAAAATCTCGGGCATGAAATAGTTGATATTTCACTTCCCCACTCAGAATTTACGATTGCCACATATTATATTTTAGTCACTGCCGAAGCATCGGCAAATTTGGCAAGATTTGACGGTGTGCGTTATGGATTAAGAAGTAAAGAAATCAAATCATTCGACGAATTGTATGATAAGACAAAAACAGAAGGATTCGGGAAAGAAGTAAAACGAAGAATTATGTTGGGGACTTATGTGCTTTCATCGGGATATTATGATGCATATTATACAAAAGCTCAAAAAGTCCGGCGATTGATAAAAGAAGATTTCGATAGAGCATTTGAAAAAGTTGATTTGATAATATCTCCAACAGCGCCAACACCAGCATACAAAATTGGTGAAACTGTTAATAATCCGCTTCAAATGTATCTAGGTGATATTTATACTGTATCTGCAAATTTAACCGGTATTCCGGCAATCAGTATTCCATGGAAAGAGAAGGATTCTTTTCCGGTAGGAATACAATTTATGGCGCCGCATTTTATGGAAGAAAAACTACTAAAAATTGCAGAGCAAATGACAAAATGA
- a CDS encoding phosphatidylserine decarboxylase family protein, whose amino-acid sequence MFLTKYGYSTLGWVFLVVFILIAIAVLVNHTYLRYILGAISLFLIVFSLNFFRDPDRTPPKTENVIISPADGKILIIKDVFEKRFLNSEGIQVSIFMSPLNVHVNRIPINGKVDFLNYVEGEYLVAYHDKADSANERSEIGITSEHGKVLFTQVAGFVARRIVYDLKLGDEVRIGERFGMIKFGSRVDVIVPKGWKINVKEGDIVAAGETILFER is encoded by the coding sequence ATGTTTTTAACAAAATATGGGTATTCAACATTAGGCTGGGTATTTTTAGTCGTATTTATACTAATAGCAATTGCTGTTTTGGTCAATCACACATATTTAAGATATATTCTGGGTGCGATTAGTCTTTTCTTAATTGTATTCTCACTCAATTTTTTCCGCGATCCGGACAGAACTCCACCCAAAACAGAAAATGTAATTATTTCTCCGGCTGACGGGAAAATACTGATTATAAAGGATGTATTCGAAAAAAGATTCCTTAATTCCGAAGGAATTCAAGTTTCTATTTTTATGTCTCCGTTAAATGTTCATGTAAACAGAATCCCCATCAATGGTAAAGTTGACTTCTTGAACTATGTTGAAGGTGAATACCTTGTAGCTTATCACGACAAAGCAGATTCTGCAAATGAACGAAGTGAAATTGGCATAACTTCAGAACATGGTAAAGTACTATTTACACAAGTTGCCGGTTTTGTTGCAAGAAGAATTGTTTATGATCTGAAGCTTGGTGATGAGGTAAGAATCGGTGAACGTTTCGGTATGATAAAATTTGGAAGTCGAGTTGATGTTATTGTACCTAAAGGTTGGAAGATTAATGTTAAAGAAGGTGATATAGTTGCAGCCGGTGAAACAATTTTATTTGAGAGATAG
- a CDS encoding polysaccharide biosynthesis tyrosine autokinase gives MKNQDFMQEQNETTLKDYINLIRQNLLPITVITLAAVGIAIFYALTATNIYTSTTSMKLNKPSGNILEAPLLPEFQDFGSDRFIANEIEILKSYTTRYQVAQSLIDSFRISDHPEDFHLIYDQEKFFDNNERRELKSLNSLAGMFSSAAGVVTIEQKRGLDIVEISVESPSPKEAALIANIYADSYLNLNLNYNRKQLVVVKEFLEEQRKGKLDELLFAEEQLKTYQEERGVVDITQQARALIDQLTTFESQRNSTRIDMTISKKSLDQYKNELEKQDPRIKDYLESFAAEPYIKSLQTQIAQLQSQRDLALSNIEQGSISNSPVTREYDKKIEDLKNKLNDQIQVYKAGIFASNPEQIQELTAKVLEEEVRYQSLYSSYNELDELVQRYETRFNEMPKRTLDLARLQRIKEANEKLYLLVEEKYQEAQINEQSTPGNVLIVDDARVADQPSKPNRVLIIAVGLVLGLGLGFGFAFIKNYFDNTVKTPEELQQKNISLLAWIPEMFIADKQKASGSEFIVNKKSDSTASEAYRALRTRIRYSGTEGNLPKKLLVTSSSAGEGKTTTAVNLAGSFAQANQKVLLLDCDLRKPRVHKVFGDERYPGFIDYFFGQATFDELIRKTEQANLYYITGGTIPPNPAEILGSHKMEEFLAKLETQFDLIIIDSPPIIAVTDSEILAQSVDGVALVIAAGITEYDILYKSLDVLKMAKAQFLGTILNRFAYRPGYGSYYKYYYYYYNTTGNGKEDRKKLSKV, from the coding sequence GTGAAGAATCAAGATTTTATGCAAGAACAAAATGAAACGACATTAAAAGATTATATAAATTTAATAAGACAGAATCTACTTCCGATAACCGTTATTACTTTAGCGGCTGTTGGTATTGCCATCTTCTATGCACTCACAGCTACGAATATTTATACCAGTACAACTTCAATGAAGTTGAACAAACCTTCCGGAAATATTTTGGAAGCACCTCTTTTACCAGAATTCCAAGATTTTGGAAGTGATCGCTTTATTGCAAATGAAATAGAAATTTTAAAAAGTTACACTACAAGATATCAAGTCGCACAATCTCTTATAGATTCTTTTAGAATCTCAGATCATCCTGAAGATTTCCATTTAATTTATGACCAGGAAAAATTTTTCGATAACAATGAGCGAAGAGAATTAAAATCTTTAAATTCTTTGGCTGGAATGTTTTCTTCTGCAGCCGGCGTAGTTACTATTGAACAAAAAAGGGGATTGGATATTGTCGAAATTTCGGTCGAATCACCTTCCCCTAAAGAAGCAGCTTTAATAGCAAACATCTATGCCGATAGCTATCTGAATCTAAATCTTAATTATAATAGAAAACAACTTGTAGTAGTAAAAGAATTTCTTGAAGAGCAGCGAAAAGGTAAACTTGATGAACTTTTATTTGCCGAAGAACAGTTAAAAACATATCAGGAGGAAAGAGGTGTTGTTGATATTACTCAACAAGCACGTGCTTTAATTGATCAGTTGACTACCTTTGAGTCGCAAAGAAATTCGACACGTATTGATATGACCATTTCTAAAAAAAGTTTGGATCAATACAAGAATGAACTTGAAAAACAAGATCCGAGGATTAAGGATTATTTGGAAAGTTTTGCCGCAGAACCATATATCAAGAGTTTGCAGACTCAGATAGCTCAATTACAATCGCAGAGAGACTTGGCTTTATCCAATATTGAACAAGGAAGTATTTCTAATAGTCCGGTTACACGCGAGTATGATAAAAAGATTGAGGACTTAAAAAATAAACTAAATGATCAAATCCAAGTTTATAAAGCTGGAATTTTTGCGTCAAACCCTGAGCAGATCCAAGAACTTACTGCAAAAGTTTTGGAAGAGGAAGTACGTTATCAATCATTATATTCATCATATAATGAATTAGATGAACTTGTTCAGAGATATGAAACAAGATTTAATGAAATGCCGAAACGTACTCTTGATCTAGCACGGCTCCAAAGAATTAAAGAAGCAAACGAGAAACTTTATTTATTAGTCGAAGAAAAATATCAAGAAGCTCAGATAAACGAGCAGTCAACCCCCGGCAACGTTTTAATTGTTGATGATGCTAGGGTCGCTGATCAACCTTCCAAACCAAATAGAGTTTTAATTATTGCCGTTGGCTTAGTCCTAGGACTTGGTTTAGGTTTTGGTTTTGCATTTATTAAAAATTATTTTGATAATACCGTTAAGACTCCCGAAGAATTGCAGCAGAAAAATATTAGCTTACTTGCATGGATTCCTGAAATGTTTATCGCCGATAAACAAAAGGCATCCGGAAGTGAGTTCATCGTCAATAAAAAATCCGATTCCACAGCTAGTGAAGCTTACAGAGCGCTTCGTACAAGAATTCGATATTCGGGAACGGAAGGAAATTTACCTAAGAAATTATTAGTTACGTCTTCATCGGCAGGTGAAGGGAAAACTACTACCGCCGTAAATCTAGCAGGTAGTTTTGCTCAGGCTAATCAAAAAGTTTTATTACTCGACTGCGATTTGCGTAAACCCAGAGTTCATAAGGTTTTCGGTGATGAACGTTATCCCGGATTTATTGATTATTTCTTCGGGCAAGCTACATTTGATGAATTAATAAGAAAAACTGAACAGGCAAATCTTTATTATATAACAGGTGGCACTATACCTCCTAATCCCGCAGAAATTCTCGGCTCTCATAAGATGGAAGAATTCCTTGCAAAATTAGAAACACAATTTGATTTAATTATCATCGACTCACCACCAATCATCGCTGTGACGGATTCTGAAATTTTAGCTCAAAGTGTTGACGGTGTTGCTTTGGTTATTGCAGCAGGTATTACCGAGTACGATATTCTATACAAATCACTAGATGTGCTTAAAATGGCTAAAGCTCAATTCCTTGGTACTATCCTTAACAGATTCGCATATAGACCTGGTTACGGTTCTTATTACAAGTATTATTACTATTATTACAATACAACCGGTAATGGTAAAGAGGATAGGAAAAAGCTCTCAAAAGTATAA
- the pssA gene encoding CDP-diacylglycerol--serine O-phosphatidyltransferase produces MKKNFRLSKAIIPNSFTALNALCGYISITLSVNSQYEMAFFFIVFAGLFDLFDGILARLVKTSSEFGVQLDSLSDVISFGVAPAFLIYHTSLYEFGWLGILISGAYVVFGAFRLARFNVQVSDYSVKTDFKGLPIPIAALTLSSFVWNFYSDGSIISPYDSFVIPLIIILSILMVSTVKYNALPKISIDSLKRKPVFIGFIILSIIALIYSEGNFLFYVFFVLVLFGIFRKVFELISNSSSDDSLTEETN; encoded by the coding sequence ATGAAGAAAAATTTCAGACTTTCCAAAGCAATCATACCAAATTCTTTTACGGCACTTAATGCGCTCTGCGGTTATATTTCGATTACATTGAGTGTTAACTCGCAATATGAAATGGCTTTTTTCTTTATTGTATTCGCGGGATTGTTTGATTTGTTTGACGGCATATTGGCGAGATTAGTAAAAACCAGCAGTGAATTCGGTGTTCAATTGGATTCACTTTCCGATGTGATTAGTTTCGGAGTCGCCCCGGCTTTTTTAATTTATCATACTTCACTTTATGAATTCGGTTGGTTAGGCATTTTAATCAGCGGTGCTTATGTCGTATTCGGTGCATTTCGATTAGCAAGATTTAATGTACAAGTCAGCGATTATTCAGTCAAAACGGATTTCAAAGGTTTACCGATTCCCATTGCTGCATTAACATTATCATCATTTGTTTGGAACTTTTATTCCGATGGTTCAATAATTTCTCCTTATGACAGTTTTGTGATTCCTTTGATAATTATCCTATCCATATTGATGGTAAGTACCGTAAAGTATAATGCTTTGCCAAAAATTTCTATTGATTCACTAAAAAGGAAACCGGTTTTTATCGGCTTTATTATTCTTTCGATTATCGCATTAATTTATTCGGAAGGTAATTTTCTTTTTTATGTATTTTTTGTGTTGGTTTTATTTGGTATTTTTCGAAAAGTATTTGAGCTTATCTCAAACTCTTCAAGTGATGATTCATTAACCGAAGAAACAAACTAA
- the tatA gene encoding twin-arginine translocase TatA/TatE family subunit: MFGSLGATEIILIVLAILILFGAKKIPELAQGIGKGMKEFKKAVRDVEDDIKTTDKEVKKEVKDKNE; this comes from the coding sequence ATGTTTGGAAGTTTAGGCGCAACTGAAATAATATTAATCGTATTAGCAATTTTGATTTTATTCGGTGCTAAAAAAATTCCCGAACTCGCTCAAGGTATCGGAAAAGGGATGAAGGAATTCAAAAAGGCTGTCCGTGATGTTGAAGATGATATAAAAACAACGGATAAAGAAGTTAAAAAAGAAGTTAAAGACAAAAACGAATAA
- the recR gene encoding recombination mediator RecR → MQIAEPLQIAIDELSKLPSIGRKTAQRLALHLLKTDHANVESLVKAITDLKDKIRFCSICFNLSVDETCDICKSQKRDRSVICVVEEASDIIAIERTNEFNGIYHVIGGVLSPLSGVGVDDLHIHELIKRLHSEEIKEIILALNPDTEGDTTSLYLAKLIKPLNIKVTRIARGLPIGGDLEFADDATIGRAVLGRSDL, encoded by the coding sequence TTGCAAATTGCGGAACCACTCCAAATAGCTATTGATGAATTGAGCAAACTTCCTTCTATCGGGAGGAAGACTGCTCAACGTCTTGCTCTTCACCTTCTTAAAACCGATCATGCAAATGTTGAAAGTCTTGTTAAAGCAATTACAGATCTAAAGGATAAAATTAGATTTTGCTCAATCTGTTTTAATTTATCGGTAGATGAAACATGTGACATCTGTAAGAGTCAAAAACGAGATCGATCGGTAATTTGTGTCGTTGAAGAAGCAAGCGATATAATTGCAATCGAAAGAACTAACGAGTTTAACGGAATATACCACGTTATAGGAGGTGTGTTATCTCCGCTTAGTGGTGTTGGCGTCGACGATCTTCACATACATGAATTAATCAAGCGGCTTCACTCCGAAGAAATTAAAGAAATTATACTAGCCTTGAATCCCGATACCGAAGGGGACACAACTTCACTCTATCTTGCAAAACTTATTAAACCACTCAATATCAAAGTCACCAGAATTGCGCGTGGATTACCGATCGGCGGCGATCTTGAATTTGCAGATGATGCGACAATCGGACGTGCAGTTTTAGGTAGAAGTGATCTGTAA
- a CDS encoding YbaB/EbfC family nucleoid-associated protein — MKGGMQGMMKQVQKMQAEMERVQNELGNKTVTEESGGGVVKATVNGKKELISIQIDEEIIKGEDREMLEDLVVAAVNKALESAGKMAEEEMGNVTRGMIPPGLNIPGF, encoded by the coding sequence ATGAAAGGCGGAATGCAAGGGATGATGAAACAAGTCCAGAAGATGCAAGCCGAAATGGAAAGGGTTCAGAATGAACTTGGGAATAAAACTGTTACTGAAGAAAGCGGCGGCGGTGTTGTTAAAGCTACCGTCAACGGAAAAAAAGAGTTGATCTCTATCCAAATAGATGAAGAAATTATCAAAGGTGAAGATCGCGAAATGTTAGAAGACTTAGTTGTCGCGGCAGTAAATAAAGCTTTAGAAAGTGCCGGGAAAATGGCCGAAGAAGAAATGGGTAATGTTACGAGAGGTATGATACCTCCCGGATTAAATATTCCGGGGTTCTAA
- the purQ gene encoding phosphoribosylformylglycinamidine synthase subunit PurQ has product MKPKFGVVTFPGSNCDYDAFYAIKKVLDFDAEFLWHKDTSFNGIDVIVLPGGFSYGDYLRTGAIAKFSPIMDQVTEFAEKGGIVLGICNGFQILLEAGLLPGTMQVNESLKFVCKDIYLKVENKNTPFTNSIDKDPIKIPIKHGEGNYYADVKTVTELEKNGQIIFRYSSKNGKVSNEYNPNGSISNIAGIMNKKQNVMGLMPHPENACDPILRKTDGQLIFKSIANSLFN; this is encoded by the coding sequence ATGAAACCAAAATTCGGAGTAGTTACTTTTCCCGGTTCAAATTGTGATTATGATGCTTTCTATGCAATTAAAAAAGTTTTAGACTTTGATGCGGAATTCTTATGGCACAAGGATACTTCGTTCAATGGAATAGATGTGATAGTTTTACCTGGTGGATTTTCATACGGTGATTATCTCAGAACAGGTGCAATTGCGAAGTTCTCACCAATTATGGATCAAGTTACAGAATTTGCGGAAAAAGGTGGAATTGTTCTCGGTATATGCAACGGTTTTCAGATCTTACTTGAAGCAGGATTACTTCCCGGAACAATGCAAGTAAATGAATCACTAAAATTTGTTTGCAAGGATATTTATTTGAAAGTCGAGAATAAAAATACACCGTTTACCAACTCAATCGACAAAGATCCGATTAAGATTCCTATTAAACATGGCGAAGGAAACTATTACGCAGATGTAAAAACCGTGACCGAATTAGAGAAGAACGGGCAAATAATATTTAGATATTCTTCTAAAAACGGCAAAGTCAGCAATGAATATAATCCAAACGGATCAATTAGCAACATTGCCGGTATAATGAACAAGAAACAAAATGTAATGGGACTTATGCCCCATCCGGAAAATGCATGCGACCCGATATTGAGAAAGACAGACGGTCAGCTTATCTTTAAGTCGATTGCAAATAGTTTATTTAATTAA
- the purS gene encoding phosphoribosylformylglycinamidine synthase subunit PurS produces MYKATVIVKRRPKILDPQGKAAEQGAKLLGFNNVSGTRIGKYIEFNIDTNDEKSAEKEVKEYSEKLLSNPIMEDFEFRLEKVK; encoded by the coding sequence TTGTATAAAGCCACGGTTATAGTAAAAAGAAGACCAAAAATTTTGGATCCGCAAGGTAAGGCCGCCGAACAAGGCGCAAAATTGCTTGGATTTAATAATGTTTCCGGAACTCGAATCGGGAAATATATTGAGTTCAACATCGATACAAATGATGAAAAATCCGCTGAAAAGGAAGTAAAAGAATACAGTGAGAAACTTCTTTCTAATCCCATCATGGAAGATTTTGAATTTCGCCTGGAAAAAGTAAAATGA
- a CDS encoding class I SAM-dependent methyltransferase gives MGQWYEDWFASDLYLDVYKHRNVEDAQKLLKLITNNLSVSKNDLILDAACGAGRYSNLLLKNGFNVIGFDLSLPLLKNAQKNSKKIINENIFFRGDIRSVQLKKKFGLILNVFTSFGYFDTDEENFMFINNSINFLNEHGYFVFDYINKKQLIQNLVPYSERNDEDFIIKETRRIYNERVIKDIEIHKENKKFNFTESVRLYSSDELIKVFQQSGYKVINVFGNYKGDQYNSENSERIILFLQK, from the coding sequence ATGGGGCAATGGTACGAAGATTGGTTCGCATCTGATCTTTATCTTGACGTGTATAAGCATCGCAATGTAGAAGATGCTCAAAAACTCTTAAAATTAATAACTAATAACTTATCCGTATCAAAAAATGATCTTATTCTGGACGCAGCCTGCGGAGCGGGTCGATATTCAAATTTGTTGTTAAAAAATGGATTCAACGTTATTGGTTTTGATCTTAGTTTACCTTTACTGAAAAACGCACAAAAAAACTCTAAGAAAATTATTAATGAAAATATCTTCTTTCGTGGTGATATTCGTTCGGTTCAACTAAAAAAGAAATTCGGGTTGATATTAAATGTCTTCACAAGTTTCGGATACTTTGATACTGACGAAGAGAATTTCATGTTTATTAATAATTCCATAAATTTTCTTAATGAACATGGGTATTTTGTATTTGATTATATTAATAAGAAACAATTGATTCAAAATCTTGTACCATATTCCGAGCGAAATGACGAAGACTTTATTATCAAAGAAACGAGAAGAATATATAACGAACGTGTAATTAAGGATATCGAAATTCATAAAGAAAATAAGAAGTTTAATTTCACTGAATCGGTAAGACTATATAGTTCAGATGAACTGATAAAAGTATTTCAACAAAGCGGTTATAAAGTCATAAATGTTTTTGGTAATTATAAGGGCGATCAGTATAATAGTGAAAATTCTGAAAGGATTATACTCTTTCTACAAAAATGA
- a CDS encoding SLBB domain-containing protein, translated as MKLKYLLLLLLFATISVIGQVKDYEIGVSAIDRTARQGGLYDYSDPSSVNMKVAVWGFMRYPGRYIVPINTTVADLLSYAGGPTDDANLEDVRLYRVLEDSSQIMMKINYNDLLWESHLERPKKFIPSLKGGDILLVPGAPRLYFKDWFSITLSVVSTLISLAILIINIVRK; from the coding sequence ATGAAGCTAAAATATCTTCTTTTGTTGCTGCTCTTTGCAACTATTTCGGTCATCGGACAGGTTAAAGATTATGAAATTGGCGTCTCCGCTATTGATAGAACTGCCAGGCAAGGCGGATTGTATGATTACTCCGATCCTTCCTCCGTAAATATGAAAGTAGCCGTTTGGGGTTTTATGCGTTATCCGGGTAGATATATCGTTCCCATAAATACAACTGTAGCCGATTTACTTTCCTATGCAGGAGGACCAACCGACGATGCAAATTTGGAGGATGTTAGACTCTATCGTGTGCTCGAAGATTCATCACAGATTATGATGAAAATAAATTATAATGACCTTCTATGGGAAAGTCATCTCGAGAGACCTAAAAAATTTATTCCATCTTTGAAAGGTGGTGACATATTATTGGTACCAGGCGCTCCACGTTTGTACTTTAAGGATTGGTTTAGTATCACCTTATCGGTTGTTTCTACTCTGATTTCTCTGGCTATCTTAATTATAAATATTGTTAGAAAATAA
- a CDS encoding permease-like cell division protein FtsX, whose translation MILFYLSEAFRSIKQSKLASFITIVSLAIAILATNTSVLLLLLSNKIDSELKERVELDIFLKTELSQSEIDSFGSQLKKDQRLQYVRFISKDQAEKNFIEETGEDFKSILEANPLPSSFKVKFKSEVVAENAIQKFVSEIEKNKVVDEVIYDYSTIISLINFINSSKYIIFGISFVFVLLAIYLVYSTNKLQIEHKLDKYNTMKLVGAKVSTLKIPIYLTGIFFGIIAGVISITFILGIGEFIQKFYYNFNFLNYIYFGTLIILFSGIVYGILGSMITSRGITLKINKLK comes from the coding sequence ATGATACTATTTTATTTATCCGAAGCTTTCCGATCGATCAAGCAATCTAAACTTGCATCCTTTATCACTATTGTTTCTCTCGCGATTGCAATCCTTGCTACTAATACTTCGGTTTTGCTTTTATTGCTTTCTAATAAAATTGACAGCGAGTTGAAAGAAAGAGTTGAACTTGATATTTTCTTGAAAACGGAACTATCACAATCAGAAATTGATTCATTCGGTTCACAGCTTAAAAAAGATCAACGTCTGCAGTACGTCAGATTTATTTCTAAAGATCAAGCTGAAAAGAATTTTATTGAAGAGACAGGAGAAGATTTCAAATCGATTTTGGAAGCAAATCCATTGCCGTCTTCGTTTAAAGTGAAATTTAAATCTGAAGTTGTTGCCGAAAACGCAATACAAAAATTTGTATCCGAAATTGAAAAAAACAAAGTTGTAGACGAAGTAATTTATGACTACTCAACAATCATTTCTCTAATTAATTTTATAAATTCAAGTAAGTATATAATATTCGGTATCTCATTTGTGTTTGTATTACTTGCGATATACTTAGTATATTCCACAAATAAATTACAGATTGAGCATAAGTTAGATAAATATAATACCATGAAATTGGTCGGAGCAAAGGTAAGCACACTTAAAATACCAATATATTTAACCGGAATTTTCTTCGGAATAATTGCAGGTGTAATCTCTATCACATTCATATTGGGCATCGGTGAGTTTATTCAAAAATTTTATTATAATTTTAATTTCCTTAATTATATTTATTTTGGTACATTAATTATCTTATTTTCTGGTATTGTTTATGGCATACTTGGAAGTATGATCACATCGCGTGGTATTACATTAAAAATTAATAAACTCAAATAA